The Solibacillus sp. FSL R7-0682 genome includes a window with the following:
- a CDS encoding branched-chain amino acid aminotransferase, translating into MTTIQIATELATSKKQKISAEQLGFGQVFTDHMFVMDYVEGKGWHNATITPYAPIELNPAAMVFHYGQAVFEGLKAYAAENGEIILFRPARNFKRLNASNERLCIPAIDEEFALEALKQLIQVDREWVPTAPGTSLYIRPFIIATEPYLGVNPSKNYKFIIIMSPVGSYYKEGINPVKILVEQHYVRAVVGGTGEAKTAGNYASSLKGSEIAAKQGYSQTLWLDGKENKYVEEVGSMNIFFKIAGKVVTPALNGSILPGITRDSMIQVLKSKNIPVEERAIEFAEIVEAAKNGSLEEAFGTGTAAVISPVGELKWLDEIIKVNNGEIGEVTQMLYDTLTSIQYGKIEDPFGWTIKL; encoded by the coding sequence ATGACAACAATTCAAATTGCTACGGAGTTAGCAACATCAAAAAAACAAAAAATATCTGCTGAACAGCTTGGTTTTGGTCAAGTATTTACTGACCATATGTTTGTTATGGATTATGTAGAAGGCAAGGGATGGCATAATGCTACGATTACCCCTTACGCGCCAATTGAATTAAATCCTGCCGCGATGGTATTCCATTATGGGCAAGCTGTTTTTGAAGGCTTAAAAGCATATGCCGCTGAAAACGGAGAAATCATTTTATTCCGACCTGCCCGTAATTTTAAAAGATTAAATGCTTCGAATGAACGATTATGTATTCCTGCAATTGATGAAGAGTTCGCGCTTGAAGCATTAAAGCAACTCATCCAAGTCGATCGTGAGTGGGTACCAACTGCGCCAGGAACTTCTTTATACATTCGACCATTTATTATCGCTACTGAACCTTACTTAGGAGTTAATCCGTCAAAAAATTATAAATTTATCATTATTATGTCACCGGTTGGTTCTTATTATAAAGAGGGAATTAATCCAGTCAAAATTCTTGTAGAGCAGCACTACGTACGTGCAGTAGTTGGAGGCACAGGTGAAGCGAAAACAGCTGGGAATTATGCCTCAAGCTTAAAAGGCTCAGAAATAGCTGCGAAGCAAGGTTACTCTCAAACGTTATGGCTAGATGGAAAAGAAAATAAATATGTTGAAGAAGTTGGTAGTATGAATATTTTCTTTAAAATTGCAGGCAAGGTTGTAACACCTGCACTAAACGGGAGTATTCTGCCAGGTATTACACGTGACTCAATGATTCAAGTGTTGAAATCGAAAAATATTCCAGTTGAAGAGCGTGCAATTGAGTTTGCTGAAATTGTAGAAGCAGCGAAAAATGGTTCGCTAGAAGAAGCATTTGGTACAGGTACAGCTGCAGTCATATCTCCAGTTGGGGAGCTAAAATGGCTTGATGAAATCATTAAAGTAAACAACGGTGAAATTGGTGAAGTGACGCAAATGCTTTATGATACTTTAACAAGTATTCAATACGGAAAAATAGAGGATCCATTTGGTTGGACAATTAAGTTATAA
- a CDS encoding IS3 family transposase: MENLRKKYTVTCILKVLGIPRATYYRWMKEGIRGFSAIETVLIELCKKTKYRYGHRKIRYLLQKEYGYQLNRNTVQKLMQKHNLQCRVKKKRKFKIDQGPEIIAPNLLARCFTATAPNEKWVTDITYIQYGSTTMYLATILDLFNNEIVAYKLYDHQQTPLVMDVLKAALEERNYPKGILVHSDQGSVYTSYAYQNFLEEMNCRASMSRRGNCWDNAVIESFHSHIKSEAFLRVKAHSLTNDETKLRVAAYMFEYNQERIQEKLGYLTPLEYGKQVA, from the coding sequence GTGGAGAATCTGCGTAAGAAATATACAGTCACATGTATTTTAAAGGTGCTAGGGATTCCTCGTGCAACCTATTATCGTTGGATGAAAGAAGGAATCCGAGGATTTTCAGCCATTGAAACAGTACTGATTGAGCTATGTAAAAAAACGAAATATCGTTACGGTCATCGTAAGATAAGATATTTACTTCAAAAAGAATATGGTTATCAATTGAATCGCAATACGGTACAAAAGCTGATGCAAAAGCACAACCTACAATGTCGGGTGAAAAAGAAACGAAAATTTAAAATAGACCAAGGGCCAGAAATCATTGCCCCTAATTTATTAGCACGCTGTTTTACAGCTACGGCACCCAATGAAAAGTGGGTAACAGATATAACGTACATTCAATATGGTTCTACAACGATGTATTTGGCAACGATTTTAGATTTGTTTAACAATGAGATTGTCGCATATAAATTATATGACCATCAACAAACACCACTTGTGATGGATGTGTTAAAGGCGGCTTTAGAAGAAAGAAATTATCCAAAAGGAATCCTTGTCCATTCAGACCAAGGAAGTGTGTATACATCGTATGCCTATCAAAATTTTTTAGAGGAAATGAATTGTCGAGCAAGTATGTCACGACGAGGAAACTGTTGGGATAATGCGGTGATTGAGTCATTTCATTCACATATTAAAAGCGAAGCATTTTTACGTGTGAAAGCTCATTCACTAACGAACGATGAAACGAAATTACGTGTAGCAGCATACATGTTCGAGTATAATCAAGAACGTATACAAGAAAAATTAGGCTACTTAACTCCCCTTGAATATGGAAAGCAAGTAGCTTAA
- a CDS encoding ribonucleotide-diphosphate reductase subunit beta, which produces MQVTKRNLMEKTAPNRSTGIINGQSSNILNWDDVRFSWAYPKYKKMLANFWTPFEINMSTDVKQFPELTKEEQDSFLKIIGLLALLDSIQTDFAGKVADYLTDSSLSALMIILAQQEVIHNHSYSYILSSIVTKDVQDKTFDFWRTEPVLQKRNDFVVKGYIDFSENPTVENMLRAIVYDVILEGLFFYSGFAFFYHLARKQKMVATSTMINYINRDEQLHVDLFVKIYKEILEEYPEYNSPKWEQEVQAIFKEAAELEVNWAREVIGEKIDGLDVEDVEAYIYFYANVRCNQLGHGRPYEGYRKNPMKWIVAYEEVDLGKTDFFEQRSRQYTKINVEDNGFDDL; this is translated from the coding sequence ATGCAAGTTACGAAAAGAAACCTAATGGAAAAAACAGCACCAAACCGTTCAACGGGGATTATTAATGGGCAAAGCTCCAATATTTTAAACTGGGATGATGTTCGTTTCAGCTGGGCCTATCCGAAGTACAAAAAAATGCTCGCCAATTTTTGGACTCCCTTTGAAATAAATATGAGTACGGATGTAAAGCAATTTCCTGAATTAACAAAGGAAGAGCAAGATTCATTTTTAAAAATTATTGGCTTACTTGCATTATTAGATAGTATTCAAACAGACTTTGCCGGGAAGGTAGCAGATTATTTAACGGACTCAAGCTTAAGTGCATTGATGATTATTTTAGCGCAGCAGGAAGTTATTCATAATCACTCCTATTCCTACATTCTTTCAAGTATTGTAACAAAAGATGTACAAGATAAAACCTTTGATTTTTGGCGAACGGAACCAGTGCTACAAAAGCGAAATGACTTTGTCGTAAAGGGCTACATTGACTTTTCAGAAAATCCTACTGTAGAGAATATGTTACGTGCAATAGTGTATGATGTTATTTTAGAGGGACTTTTCTTCTATTCTGGCTTTGCGTTCTTTTATCACCTAGCACGCAAGCAGAAGATGGTTGCGACAAGTACAATGATTAATTATATTAATCGTGATGAACAGCTACATGTTGATTTATTTGTAAAGATCTATAAAGAAATATTGGAGGAATATCCAGAATACAATTCGCCTAAGTGGGAACAGGAAGTTCAAGCAATCTTCAAAGAAGCTGCAGAGCTAGAAGTAAACTGGGCTCGTGAAGTTATTGGTGAAAAAATTGATGGTCTTGATGTAGAGGATGTAGAAGCATATATTTACTTTTATGCAAATGTTCGGTGCAATCAATTAGGGCATGGACGTCCATATGAAGGTTACCGTAAAAATCCAATGAAATGGATCGTTGCCTATGAGGAAGTAGATTTAGGCAAAACAGATTTCTTTGAACAACGCTCACGTCAATATACAAAAATTAATGTGGAAGATAACGGCTTTGACGATTTATAA
- a CDS encoding ribonucleoside-diphosphate reductase subunit alpha, with the protein MIAVQENYLQNLVNQFGEEDLEQFIRFSQKWMRKNEGASVIEWIDASILETISYIDEQEPYWTYVAAKLLNEKISIQYMEKFNVEKPYANFNDWILHLVDKGLLNPQLVEKYSAAERQLLGTIIEPSRDDLFTYIGLRTLVDRYVVRDFDKSIAELPQQRWLIIAMTLMMNETDSRLQKVEEAYWALSNLYMTVATPTLSNAGKTHGQLSSCFIDTVDDSLQSIYDTNTDVATLSKYGGGIGVYMGKVRSRGSEIRGYKGASSGVLPWIKQLNNTAVSVDQLGQRQGAIAVYLDVWHRDILTFLDLRLNNGDERLRAHDIFTGVCLPDIFMEAVEARNDWHLFDPYEVRKVMGFSLEDFYDEKRGQGSFRERYEQCVANEALSREVIPAIEIMKRIMRSQLETGVPFMFYRDEVNRKNPNKHAGMIYSSNLCTEIAQNMSATQFESQQLDDDTIVTRRKAGDFVVCNLSSINLGRAVPAGVLERLIPIQVRMLDNVIELNTIPVLQADLTNKRYRGIGLGTFGWHHLLALHEIAWETEEAVQFADKLYEEIAYLTIRASNALAQEKGSYPLFKGSDWQTGAYFEERGLTEGRWHELAQLVSAGGLRNGYLMAVAPNSSTSILAGSTATIDPIFQKSYSEEKKDYKIPVTVPDLNSKTTWYYKSAYFIDQRWTLKQNAARSKHIDQGISLNLYVQNTIKAKDLLQLHIDAWANGIKTTYYVRSTSSELLECESCSS; encoded by the coding sequence ATGATAGCTGTACAAGAAAATTACTTGCAAAACTTAGTGAATCAATTCGGTGAGGAGGATTTAGAACAATTTATTCGCTTCTCACAAAAATGGATGAGGAAAAATGAAGGGGCATCTGTTATTGAATGGATAGATGCAAGTATTTTAGAAACGATAAGCTATATCGATGAACAAGAGCCGTATTGGACATATGTTGCTGCAAAACTGTTAAATGAGAAAATTTCTATTCAGTATATGGAAAAATTTAATGTGGAAAAGCCTTATGCAAACTTTAATGACTGGATTTTACATCTTGTAGATAAAGGATTATTAAATCCACAACTAGTGGAAAAATACTCGGCAGCAGAGCGTCAATTATTAGGAACAATTATTGAACCTTCAAGAGATGATCTATTTACGTATATCGGCTTACGTACGTTAGTAGACCGTTATGTTGTTCGTGATTTTGACAAATCGATTGCAGAGCTCCCGCAACAGCGTTGGTTAATTATTGCCATGACGTTAATGATGAATGAAACGGACAGCCGCCTTCAAAAAGTAGAAGAAGCGTATTGGGCATTATCCAATTTATATATGACTGTTGCGACACCGACTTTATCAAACGCAGGTAAAACGCATGGCCAATTATCGAGCTGTTTCATTGATACGGTCGATGATAGTCTTCAAAGTATATATGATACAAATACTGATGTTGCAACGCTTTCAAAATACGGCGGTGGTATTGGTGTTTATATGGGGAAAGTGCGCAGTCGAGGCTCTGAAATCCGTGGCTATAAAGGTGCTTCAAGTGGGGTGCTACCATGGATTAAGCAATTAAATAACACAGCAGTATCTGTTGATCAATTAGGACAACGTCAAGGGGCAATTGCTGTCTACTTAGATGTATGGCACCGTGATATTTTAACGTTTTTAGATTTACGCTTAAACAATGGAGATGAACGTCTTCGTGCACATGATATTTTTACAGGCGTATGCTTACCTGATATTTTTATGGAGGCGGTAGAAGCACGTAATGATTGGCATTTATTTGATCCATATGAAGTACGTAAAGTAATGGGCTTTTCTTTAGAGGATTTTTATGATGAGAAGCGTGGACAAGGATCATTCCGCGAAAGATACGAACAATGTGTAGCGAATGAAGCTTTATCACGGGAAGTTATTCCAGCAATTGAAATTATGAAGCGCATTATGCGTAGTCAATTGGAAACAGGCGTACCATTTATGTTTTACCGAGATGAAGTCAATCGTAAAAATCCAAACAAGCATGCTGGTATGATCTATTCGAGTAATCTGTGTACAGAAATTGCTCAAAATATGAGTGCTACACAATTCGAGTCACAGCAACTAGATGATGATACAATCGTGACGCGTCGTAAAGCAGGGGATTTTGTTGTATGTAACTTAAGTTCTATCAACTTAGGGCGTGCAGTACCAGCGGGTGTGCTTGAGCGTTTAATACCGATTCAAGTCCGCATGCTTGATAATGTCATAGAGCTAAATACCATTCCAGTTCTGCAAGCAGATTTAACAAACAAACGTTATCGCGGAATTGGTCTAGGTACATTTGGATGGCATCATTTATTAGCGCTACATGAAATTGCCTGGGAAACAGAAGAGGCCGTTCAATTTGCAGATAAGCTATATGAAGAAATTGCTTATTTAACGATACGGGCTTCGAATGCTCTTGCTCAGGAAAAAGGCTCATACCCGTTATTTAAAGGGTCTGATTGGCAAACAGGTGCCTATTTTGAGGAGCGTGGATTAACGGAAGGAAGATGGCATGAATTAGCACAGCTTGTCTCAGCAGGAGGCTTGCGAAATGGTTATTTAATGGCTGTGGCACCGAATTCCTCAACATCTATTTTAGCTGGTTCTACCGCTACAATTGACCCGATTTTCCAAAAATCTTATTCTGAAGAAAAGAAGGATTACAAAATTCCAGTAACAGTGCCAGACTTAAATTCAAAAACAACATGGTACTATAAATCAGCTTACTTCATTGATCAACGATGGACTTTAAAGCAAAATGCTGCACGTAGTAAGCATATTGATCAAGGGATATCGCTTAATTTATATGTTCAAAATACAATTAAAGCAAAAGATTTATTACAGCTTCATATAGATGCATGGGCTAATGGAATTAAAACGACATATTATGTTCGTTCAACTTCAAGCGAACTACTTGAATGTGAATCATGCTCAAGTTAA
- a CDS encoding ECF transporter S component gives MDKNKLRYMTLTAFVAAICVIGSFVKVPGFITTAALDSAPAMIGAAFLPPIFAGAAGAIGHIATGLTSGFPLGVFHGIIALEMFIIITLFTVLHRKGQHLLKWSFMIVANGIIAPLPFYFLISPEFYIGSIASLTVATIINVVVAIIVMPVLKTVMIRSGVQS, from the coding sequence ATGGATAAAAATAAATTACGATATATGACGTTAACAGCTTTTGTCGCAGCAATTTGTGTTATAGGTAGCTTTGTGAAAGTACCAGGCTTTATTACTACGGCTGCACTTGATTCAGCACCTGCTATGATTGGTGCTGCATTTTTACCACCTATTTTTGCAGGAGCAGCAGGGGCAATTGGACATATTGCTACAGGGTTGACTTCTGGCTTCCCACTTGGTGTATTCCACGGAATTATTGCACTAGAAATGTTTATTATCATTACTTTATTTACAGTATTACATCGAAAAGGTCAACATCTATTAAAATGGTCATTTATGATAGTAGCAAATGGCATCATTGCACCACTTCCATTTTATTTTCTCATTTCACCTGAATTTTACATTGGATCAATTGCGTCATTAACTGTTGCAACAATTATAAATGTAGTAGTTGCGATAATCGTGATGCCCGTTCTTAAAACTGTGATGATAAGATCAGGCGTTCAATCATGA
- a CDS encoding bifunctional adenosylcobinamide kinase/adenosylcobinamide-phosphate guanylyltransferase, whose product MYVIIGGAYNGKRSYVDRLITTMENKETIYCDGSLPEIIQASTNKRYVISRFEEIVKPYLHLKEEEVASQIAGHILTISKQTEIICICTDMSRGVVPLEKEARQLRDTCGRVYQQLCQNANTVIRVWYGIPQYLKGEQ is encoded by the coding sequence ATGTACGTCATTATCGGAGGGGCATATAACGGTAAACGAAGTTACGTAGATCGGTTAATTACCACGATGGAAAATAAGGAAACGATTTATTGTGATGGTTCTTTACCTGAAATAATCCAAGCAAGTACTAATAAGCGGTATGTTATTTCACGCTTCGAGGAAATTGTAAAGCCCTATCTCCATTTGAAAGAAGAAGAGGTGGCTTCACAAATTGCTGGCCATATTTTAACCATATCAAAACAGACGGAAATAATTTGTATTTGTACAGATATGAGTCGTGGTGTAGTACCTCTTGAAAAAGAGGCGAGACAACTACGAGATACGTGTGGAAGAGTTTATCAACAATTATGCCAAAACGCGAATACGGTAATTCGCGTATGGTACGGTATCCCTCAATATTTAAAAGGAGAGCAGTAG
- a CDS encoding histidine phosphatase family protein, with product MASRVVLHLIRHEKTAANVERKYIGWTDESILMNVQANFNINIQPNIVYGSDLKRCKQTSLCYFPRAQFIPVPSLRELNFGDFEMKTYDQLKYNEIYRQWIDHPFKIVPPNGEDFQMFEQRVLNALYEIVKQGGEYTFVVHGGVIRLLLAKLSFEEQIFQQVLANHRTMYSLAWDSIEHFVGGARCTSLSEGHITVNEVT from the coding sequence GTGGCTAGTCGTGTTGTTTTGCATTTAATTCGTCATGAAAAAACAGCTGCCAATGTTGAGCGGAAATATATTGGCTGGACAGATGAATCGATTTTAATGAATGTCCAAGCTAATTTCAACATTAACATTCAGCCAAACATTGTATATGGAAGTGATTTAAAGCGTTGTAAGCAAACTTCTTTATGTTACTTTCCAAGGGCACAATTTATTCCAGTGCCTTCTTTACGTGAATTGAATTTTGGTGACTTTGAAATGAAAACCTACGATCAATTAAAGTATAATGAGATTTATCGTCAATGGATTGATCACCCTTTTAAAATTGTGCCACCGAATGGAGAGGACTTTCAAATGTTCGAACAAAGAGTGTTAAACGCATTGTATGAAATTGTCAAACAAGGCGGCGAATATACTTTTGTTGTTCATGGTGGGGTCATCCGTCTGTTATTGGCAAAGCTAAGTTTCGAAGAGCAAATATTTCAACAAGTACTAGCGAATCACCGTACAATGTATTCATTAGCATGGGATAGTATAGAACACTTTGTAGGAGGTGCCAGATGTACGTCATTATCGGAGGGGCATATAACGGTAAACGAAGTTACGTAG